Proteins from one Bos javanicus breed banteng chromosome 27, ARS-OSU_banteng_1.0, whole genome shotgun sequence genomic window:
- the ING2 gene encoding inhibitor of growth protein 2 isoform X1 translates to MHWNVLGGRGRGRTAKAASGEVPPPAVRSSGLGNRVFPRLPPQGKFRAAAFPGSYSRRVERLGGSPWGSRGVCVYVCVSVCGARRTPTPAWGRGLQGDVDVGGARARALPPVRKMARRGQARAAVQDVSSPSAQSALGFGTRLSVNFRLHLPPPPQSLKSRQKYSQPPGPSPIPAPQTLKEIDDVYEKYKKEDDSNQKKRLQQHLQRALINSQELGDEKIQIVTQMLELVENRARQMELHSQCFQDPAESERAADKAKMDSSQPERSSRRPRRQRTSESRDLCHMTNGIEDCDDQPPKEKKSKSAKKKKRSKAKQEREASPVEFAIDPNEPTYCLCNQVSYGEMIGCDNEQCPIEWFHFSCVSLTYKPKGKWYCPKCRGDNEKTMDKSTEKTKKERRSR, encoded by the exons ATGCACTGGAACGTGCTGGGGGGGAGGGGGCGAGGGCGGACTGCGAAGGCGGCCTCCGGGGAGGTCCCTCCCCCGGCGGTCCGGAGCTCCGGGCTCGGGAATCGAGTCTTCCCCCGTCTCCCGCCCCAGGGAAAGTTCCGGGCCGCAGCCTTTCCCGGCAGCTACAGCCGAAGGGTTGAAAGGCTAGGGGGCTCCCCATGGGGGAGccgaggggtgtgtgtgtatgtgtgtgtctctgtgtgtggggCGAGGAGGACCCCTACCCCCGCCTGGGGGCGGGGCTTGCAAGGTGACGTAGATGTGGGCGGGGCGCGGGCACGCGCGCTCCCGCCCGTCCGGAAAATGGCTCGTCGAGGGCAGGCTCGGGCGGCTGTGCAGGACGTTAGCTCGCCCTCGGCGCAGTCAGCGTTGGGATTCGGGACACGTTTGTCTGTGAATTTTCGACTCCacctcccccccccgccccaatcACTCAAATCACGACAGAAATACAGTCAGCCTCCGGGACCGTCGCCGATCCCGGCACCGC aaacatTAAAGGAAATTGATGATGTctatgaaaaatataagaaagaagatGATTCAAACCAGAAAAAACGCCTCCAGCAGCATCTCCAGAGGGCATTAATCAATAGTCAAGAACTGGGAGatgaaaaaattcaaattgtCACACAGATGCTCGAATTGGTGGAAAACCGGGCAAGGCAAATGGAGCTCCACTCCCAGTGTTTTCAAGATCCAGCCGAAAGTGAGCGAGCTGCGGATAAAGCGAAGATGGACTCCAGCCAACCAGAACGGTCTTCCAGAAGGCCCCGCCGGCAGCGGACCAGTGAAAGCCGCGACCTGTGCCACATGACGAACGGGATCGAGGACTGTGACGATCAGccccccaaagaaaagaaatccaagtccgccaagaaaaagaaacgctcCAAGGCCAAGCAGGAAAGAGAAGCTTCCCCCGTCGAGTTTGCAATAGATCCCAACGAACCTACATACTGTTTATGTAACCAAGTGTCTTACGGGGAAATGATCGGATGTGACAATGAACAGTGTCCAATCGAATGGTTTCACTTTTCGTGTGTTTCACTTACCTATAAACCAAAGGGGAAATGGTATTGCCCAAAGTGCAGGGGAGataatgagaaaacaatggaCAAAAGTactgaaaagacaaagaaggaaagaagatcgAGGTAG
- the ING2 gene encoding inhibitor of growth protein 2 isoform X2, translating to MLGQQQQQQQQLYSSAALLTGERSRLLTCYVQDYLECVESLPHDMQRNVSVLRELDNKYQETLKEIDDVYEKYKKEDDSNQKKRLQQHLQRALINSQELGDEKIQIVTQMLELVENRARQMELHSQCFQDPAESERAADKAKMDSSQPERSSRRPRRQRTSESRDLCHMTNGIEDCDDQPPKEKKSKSAKKKKRSKAKQEREASPVEFAIDPNEPTYCLCNQVSYGEMIGCDNEQCPIEWFHFSCVSLTYKPKGKWYCPKCRGDNEKTMDKSTEKTKKERRSR from the exons ATGttagggcagcagcagcagcagcagcagcaactctactCGTCGGCCGCGCTCCTGACCGGCGAGCGGAGCCGGCTCCTCACCTGCTACGTGCAGGACTACCTCGAGTGTGTGGAGTCGCTGCCCCACGACATGCAGAGGAACGTGTCCGTGCTGCGGGAGCTGGACAACAAATATCAAG aaacatTAAAGGAAATTGATGATGTctatgaaaaatataagaaagaagatGATTCAAACCAGAAAAAACGCCTCCAGCAGCATCTCCAGAGGGCATTAATCAATAGTCAAGAACTGGGAGatgaaaaaattcaaattgtCACACAGATGCTCGAATTGGTGGAAAACCGGGCAAGGCAAATGGAGCTCCACTCCCAGTGTTTTCAAGATCCAGCCGAAAGTGAGCGAGCTGCGGATAAAGCGAAGATGGACTCCAGCCAACCAGAACGGTCTTCCAGAAGGCCCCGCCGGCAGCGGACCAGTGAAAGCCGCGACCTGTGCCACATGACGAACGGGATCGAGGACTGTGACGATCAGccccccaaagaaaagaaatccaagtccgccaagaaaaagaaacgctcCAAGGCCAAGCAGGAAAGAGAAGCTTCCCCCGTCGAGTTTGCAATAGATCCCAACGAACCTACATACTGTTTATGTAACCAAGTGTCTTACGGGGAAATGATCGGATGTGACAATGAACAGTGTCCAATCGAATGGTTTCACTTTTCGTGTGTTTCACTTACCTATAAACCAAAGGGGAAATGGTATTGCCCAAAGTGCAGGGGAGataatgagaaaacaatggaCAAAAGTactgaaaagacaaagaaggaaagaagatcgAGGTAG